From Mustela nigripes isolate SB6536 chromosome 13, MUSNIG.SB6536, whole genome shotgun sequence, one genomic window encodes:
- the FAM98B gene encoding protein FAM98B: protein MRGPELGPEPTMEGDVLDTLEALGYKGPLLEEQALTKAAEGGLSSPEFSELCVWLGAQIKSLCNLEESITSAGRDDIESFQLEISGFLKEMACPYSVLISGDIKDRLKKKDDCLKLLLFLSTELQALQILQNKKHKNSQLDKNSEIYQEVQAICDTLGVPKSATSDIPLMLNQVESKVKDILSKVQKNHVGKPLLKIDLNLQQAEQLERINDALSCEYECRRRMLMKRLDVTVQSFGWSDRAKVKTDDIARIYQPKRYALSPKTTITLAHLLAAREDLSKIIRTSSGSSREKTACAINKVLMGRVPDRGGRPNEIEPPPPEMPPWQKRQDGGGRGGWGGGGGGGGRGGGGGGRGGWGGGGGWGGGGGGGGGGGGWGGSGGGGGRGGGFQGRGDYGGRGDYGGRGGGYGGRGGYGGRGYGDPYGGGGGGYRRY from the exons GTATAAGGGACCACTGTTAGAAGAGCAAGCCCTTACCAAGGCAGCAGAGGGTGGACTGTCTTCACCTGAATTTTCAGAGCTCTGTGTTTGGTTAGGCGCTCAAATAAAATCATTGTGCAACTTGGAAGAAAGTATCACTTCAGCTG ggAGAGATGATATAGAAAGCTTCCAGCTTGAGATAagtgggtttttaaaagaaatggctTGCCCATATTCTGTACTCATATCAGGAGATATTAAGGACCGTTTAAAAAAGAAGGATGACTGTTTGAAGCTTTTAT TATTTTTAAGTACAGAGCTTCAAGCTTTACAGATACTGCAGaacaagaaacataaaaattctcAGTTAGATAAAAACAGTGAAATTTATCAGGAAGTTCAAGCTATCTGTGATACTCTTGGTGTACCCAAGTCAGCAACTTCTGACATTCCGCTTATGCTAAACCAAGTGGAATCAAAG GTGAAAGATATACTCTCAAAAGTCCAGAAAAATCATGTGGGAAAACCACTGCTGAAAATTGACTTAAATCTGCAACAAGCG GAACAACTGGAAAGAATCAATGATGCGCTGTCTTGTGAATATGAGTGTCGCCGGAGGATGCTAATGAAACGGTTAGATGTGACTGTGCAGTCCTTTGGTTGGTCTGATAGAGCAAAG GTAAAAACAGATGACATAGCAAGAATTTACCAGCCTAAGCGTTATGCTTTATCACCCAAGACAACGATTACACTGGCACATCTGCTTGCTGCTCGTGAAGATCTGTCCAAGATCATTAGAACAAGTAGTGGCTCCAGCCGAGAGAAGACGGCATGTGCCATTAATAAG GTGTTGATGGGAAGGGTGCCTGACAGAGGAGGACGGCCAAATGAAATTGAACCACCACCCCCTGAAATGCCCCCTTGGCAAAAGAGACAAGATGGCGGCGGAAGGGGTGGTTGGGGTGgcggaggtggtgggggtggtcgaggaggtggtgggggtggaagaggtggttggggaggtgggggaggttggggaggtggtggaggaggaggtggtggaggaggagggtggggaggaagcgggggagggggtggtagaGGAGGAGGTTTCCAAGGCAGAGGAGattatggggggaggggagattaTGGTGGAAGAGGAGGGGGCTACGGTGGAAGAGGGGGCTATGGTGGAAGAGGTTATGGAGATCCATATGGAGGAGGTGGCGGTGGATATAGAAGATATTAA